A region of Legionella donaldsonii DNA encodes the following proteins:
- a CDS encoding fatty acid desaturase, with product MNTFPFDIYKYIAASNRRGLGEVALTFALLIMGLIILQVALSNHYWPLFILIIPLAFLFTRLFVLQHDLGHGNLFKKRKYNDWVGVFTGIILFTPYFYWRKAHAIHHANGGNADNRPWVGDIKLLTVREYEAKSRWGKLVYRLYRNSFVMFFLGWIYVFGIDQRFFRKRKGFGKKEHRSVIITNLGIILLYGPIIAIAGLKFFLIAILLPQWLAGALGIYLFYVQHNFKHRYFVSSREWNLRDSALKGSTFYDLPQPFKWLTANIGYHHIHTLAPKIPFYKLAKCHKENDCFSAVSKLGLKNTKELISLKLYDEEMKQMITWKEYKSTRG from the coding sequence TTGAATACGTTTCCCTTTGATATTTATAAGTATATTGCAGCCAGTAATAGGCGTGGCCTGGGTGAAGTTGCTTTGACTTTTGCTTTACTTATTATGGGGTTAATTATTTTACAGGTTGCTCTAAGCAATCACTATTGGCCCCTATTCATTCTCATCATTCCACTTGCCTTTCTATTTACCCGCCTCTTTGTTCTTCAGCATGATTTAGGTCATGGGAATCTTTTTAAAAAGAGAAAATATAATGATTGGGTTGGGGTTTTTACCGGAATTATCCTTTTTACACCTTATTTTTATTGGCGCAAAGCCCATGCTATTCACCATGCCAATGGTGGTAATGCAGATAACAGGCCCTGGGTAGGGGACATAAAACTTCTCACCGTTAGAGAATACGAAGCAAAAAGTCGTTGGGGTAAATTGGTTTATCGGTTATATCGAAATAGCTTCGTCATGTTTTTTCTCGGCTGGATTTATGTCTTTGGGATTGATCAGCGTTTTTTTCGTAAACGCAAAGGCTTTGGTAAAAAAGAGCATCGAAGCGTCATAATCACCAATTTAGGTATTATTCTTCTTTACGGTCCTATCATTGCCATTGCAGGTCTGAAGTTTTTTTTAATAGCCATCCTATTACCCCAATGGCTTGCTGGTGCCTTGGGAATTTATTTGTTCTATGTACAACATAATTTTAAACATAGATATTTTGTTTCAAGTAGAGAATGGAATTTGCGTGATTCAGCATTAAAAGGAAGTACCTTCTATGATTTACCCCAACCATTCAAGTGGCTGACAGCCAATATTGGTTACCACCACATCCATACCTTGGCACCTAAAATTCCCTTTTATAAATTAGCAAAATGCCATAAAGAGAATGACTGTTTCAGTGCCGTATCCAAGTTGGGATTAAAAAATACCAAAGAGTTGATATCTCTCAAGCTCTACGATGAAGAAATGAAACAGATGATCACCTGGAAAGAATACAAAAGCACACGTGGCTAA
- a CDS encoding SDR family NAD(P)-dependent oxidoreductase produces the protein MKKPVCVVVGVGPGNGAAFAACFSKQNYKVALLARTSDFTTKLALELTDAQAYECDVSDSNSIQQTFNKITTELGEIDSVIYNAGSGSWGNIEEIKPEAFEASWRVNTLGLFTISQAVIPEMKKKGHGNIIVIGATASRRGGINTAAFASAKAAQRSLTESMAKYLWPLGIHVALVIIDGIVDLPNTRQHMPDKADDFFVKPNDLANTIFWLTQQPPSAWSFEVEARPFGETW, from the coding sequence ATGAAAAAGCCAGTCTGTGTTGTTGTAGGCGTTGGTCCAGGCAATGGAGCTGCTTTTGCAGCTTGTTTTAGCAAGCAAAACTATAAGGTCGCCCTATTGGCACGTACAAGTGATTTTACAACTAAACTTGCGCTTGAACTGACGGACGCACAGGCCTATGAATGTGATGTCAGTGATAGTAACTCCATCCAACAGACTTTTAATAAAATCACCACCGAACTCGGGGAAATTGATAGTGTCATCTATAACGCTGGCTCAGGAAGTTGGGGAAATATTGAAGAAATTAAGCCAGAGGCGTTTGAAGCCAGTTGGCGTGTTAATACCTTAGGTTTATTCACTATCAGCCAGGCTGTCATTCCCGAGATGAAGAAAAAAGGCCACGGCAACATTATTGTCATTGGTGCAACTGCCTCTAGACGTGGAGGAATTAATACGGCAGCCTTTGCCTCTGCCAAAGCTGCCCAACGAAGCCTTACAGAATCGATGGCCAAATATTTATGGCCTTTGGGTATTCATGTTGCTCTGGTCATAATAGATGGTATCGTCGATTTACCCAACACACGGCAGCATATGCCAGATAAAGCAGATGATTTTTTTGTTAAACCGAATGATCTGGCAAACACCATTTTTTGGCTGACCCAACAACCTCCTTCAGCATGGTCTTTTGAAGTTGAAGCACGTCCTTTTGGGGAAACCTGGTAG
- a CDS encoding response regulator transcription factor, whose protein sequence is MASTVYIVEDDLDVANALEWLLKSVKLAVKTFLNPYEFLAHSDKLEEGCVLLDVRMPAMSGMEVLKLLCQRSHCPPVIMITGHGDIPMAVQAMQIGAKEFITKPFNEQFLLEKIQTILASKNEVNRNYQQMTEVAKQFALLTERERQVMHLVVDGYLNKQIAVELDIAISTVELHRRKIMLKMQARNLAQLIKKSLLLEI, encoded by the coding sequence ATGGCTAGTACTGTATATATTGTTGAAGATGATCTGGATGTCGCAAATGCACTGGAATGGCTTTTAAAATCTGTAAAGCTGGCAGTCAAAACATTTCTTAATCCTTACGAGTTTCTTGCGCATTCCGATAAGCTCGAAGAGGGTTGTGTTTTATTGGATGTAAGGATGCCAGCCATGAGTGGTATGGAGGTACTCAAATTATTATGTCAGCGCAGCCATTGCCCTCCTGTTATTATGATTACCGGGCACGGAGATATTCCTATGGCGGTACAAGCAATGCAAATCGGAGCCAAAGAATTCATAACGAAACCCTTTAATGAACAATTTTTACTCGAAAAAATCCAGACTATATTGGCCAGCAAGAACGAGGTTAATCGAAACTATCAGCAAATGACTGAGGTAGCCAAACAGTTTGCCTTGTTAACTGAACGAGAGCGCCAGGTAATGCATTTAGTTGTTGACGGTTATTTAAATAAACAAATTGCAGTGGAGTTAGATATCGCTATCTCCACCGTCGAATTGCATCGTCGGAAAATTATGCTCAAAATGCAAGCACGTAATTTAGCGCAATTAATCAAAAAATCCTTACTCCTAGAGATCTAG
- a CDS encoding DUF1304 domain-containing protein: MIKLLADIGVIITAILHLWFFILEFFLWKKPLGRKIFRTQPEFAFQSAPLAANQGIYNGFLSAGLIWGLLSPDPIEAFHVKLFFLSCALIAGIAGGVLVHLRILFIQALPALITLLLLLMQ; this comes from the coding sequence ATGATCAAACTTTTGGCTGACATTGGGGTGATAATCACCGCTATTTTACATCTTTGGTTTTTCATCCTCGAATTCTTTCTCTGGAAAAAACCGTTGGGCCGTAAAATTTTCCGAACACAGCCAGAGTTTGCTTTTCAATCAGCGCCACTTGCAGCCAACCAAGGTATTTATAATGGCTTTTTAAGTGCAGGCCTTATCTGGGGCTTACTATCCCCCGATCCCATAGAAGCATTTCATGTAAAACTTTTCTTCTTAAGTTGTGCTTTAATTGCTGGCATTGCCGGAGGGGTTCTCGTTCATTTAAGAATACTATTTATTCAAGCTCTGCCGGCCTTGATTACCTTGCTATTATTACTGATGCAATGA
- a CDS encoding ABC-F family ATP-binding cassette domain-containing protein codes for MLDVRNISMDFGKKSLFQEVDLILLPSQRYGVVGANGTGKSTFLKILAGEETSTQGTVEKAKNLNIGILKQDHFRYENDRLIDVVIRGNSILWEALEEKDKLYSQEDFTEQDGYRLSELEEIVMHQGGYEAESTARNLLLGLGIAEKFHYGPLSALSGGYKLRVLLAQVLYQKPDIMLLDEPTNHLDILSIAWLEQFLKTNFKGLLIFISHDRGFLNNVSTNILDIDYDTILDYPGNYDKFCLTKEERLILKQSELKNQEKKIEALQGFVDRFGAKASKASQAASRQKMIDRIELVEIKDSNIFKPYFNFQQKNPSGKVVLVVEDLHKKFDEKVLLKKVSFNIARGDKCAIIGPNGIGKSTLLKILLHELKSDQGNFEWNETAKIGYFAQDYHNQLATEQTILQWIESHIAAPEQEIRKVLGQVLFRGSDVDKKIAMLSGGESARLILAKLILEKNNVLIFDEPTNHLDLESIDALSEAIQAFPGAVLFVSHNRYFIDRISTRVLVLTEQYGVQNYLGNYHDYLEQFGKDYLTIA; via the coding sequence ATGTTAGATGTACGAAATATCAGTATGGATTTTGGCAAAAAATCTTTATTCCAAGAAGTGGATTTAATCTTGTTGCCTTCACAACGCTACGGAGTTGTTGGTGCCAATGGAACAGGTAAATCCACTTTTTTAAAGATTTTAGCGGGCGAGGAAACCTCGACACAGGGTACTGTCGAAAAAGCGAAAAATCTTAACATTGGCATTCTGAAGCAAGATCATTTCCGCTATGAAAATGACCGTCTTATCGATGTGGTGATCCGTGGAAATTCAATTTTATGGGAAGCCCTCGAAGAGAAAGATAAACTCTATTCGCAAGAAGATTTCACCGAGCAAGACGGTTATCGCCTCAGTGAATTAGAAGAAATTGTTATGCATCAGGGCGGGTATGAAGCAGAATCTACGGCGAGAAATTTATTACTGGGCCTGGGTATTGCTGAGAAATTTCATTACGGCCCCTTGAGTGCCTTATCAGGGGGTTACAAATTACGTGTTTTGTTGGCTCAGGTTCTTTATCAAAAGCCGGACATTATGTTACTGGATGAACCCACAAACCATTTGGACATTTTATCGATTGCCTGGTTAGAGCAATTCTTAAAAACCAATTTCAAAGGCCTATTGATTTTTATTTCGCATGATAGAGGCTTTCTCAATAATGTATCTACAAATATTCTTGATATTGACTATGATACTATCCTTGATTACCCAGGGAATTACGACAAATTTTGTTTAACCAAAGAAGAGCGATTAATTCTCAAACAAAGTGAGTTAAAGAACCAGGAAAAGAAAATTGAAGCACTACAAGGGTTTGTTGATCGCTTTGGAGCAAAGGCAAGCAAAGCCAGCCAAGCCGCTTCACGCCAAAAAATGATTGATCGTATCGAGTTAGTTGAGATAAAAGACTCCAACATTTTTAAACCTTACTTTAATTTTCAACAAAAAAATCCCTCCGGTAAGGTAGTACTGGTTGTAGAAGACCTTCATAAAAAATTTGACGAAAAAGTATTATTAAAGAAAGTATCCTTCAATATAGCAAGAGGCGATAAATGTGCCATTATCGGCCCGAATGGGATCGGTAAATCAACCTTATTAAAAATTTTATTGCATGAACTTAAATCCGATCAAGGCAATTTTGAATGGAATGAAACAGCCAAAATAGGTTATTTTGCTCAGGATTATCACAACCAGTTGGCAACAGAACAAACCATATTGCAATGGATAGAAAGTCATATTGCTGCGCCCGAGCAAGAAATCAGGAAAGTGTTAGGGCAAGTATTATTTCGTGGTTCAGATGTCGATAAAAAAATTGCGATGTTAAGTGGTGGTGAATCCGCACGCTTGATTTTGGCCAAGCTGATTTTAGAAAAAAATAATGTGCTTATCTTCGATGAACCAACAAACCATTTGGATCTTGAGTCCATTGATGCGCTGAGCGAAGCAATACAAGCCTTCCCAGGGGCAGTGCTCTTTGTTAGCCATAATCGCTATTTTATTGATCGGATTTCAACTCGCGTA
- a CDS encoding SAM-dependent methyltransferase → METQKKISAIYTVKHEFLHEFCQEIEEVSEVIEDLVFSPVKKLNVCFAQDIWLDPHLVKFQSISEAVKILRQAGHFWYLHPIANIRRSRLIEEQLRKCPSLIRDFPVQTEIPAIGSFSLLDQNTLIYSHKRLKKWPDGTCFFNEDKTNPPNRAYLKLWEALTLLEEYPKAGDSVLDLGASPGGWTYVMQSLGANVTAVDKALLDTKIARLPRVSFLQQSAFSLEPSKLEQTYDWVLSDVACYPDRAYALIMKWIASGKAKQMIFTIKLQGKTDLATLRQFQEIPNSRIVNLFYNKHEATFFYPWLSKPEEP, encoded by the coding sequence ATGGAAACACAAAAAAAGATTTCTGCCATTTATACCGTAAAACACGAATTTCTTCATGAGTTTTGCCAAGAAATAGAAGAAGTTTCTGAGGTTATCGAAGATTTAGTATTTTCCCCTGTGAAAAAACTTAACGTATGTTTTGCCCAGGATATTTGGTTAGATCCCCATCTTGTAAAATTTCAATCCATTTCAGAAGCAGTCAAAATTCTTCGCCAGGCTGGTCATTTTTGGTATTTACATCCTATTGCCAACATAAGACGATCGCGTTTAATTGAAGAACAACTACGGAAATGTCCTTCTCTAATACGCGATTTTCCAGTCCAAACCGAGATTCCAGCTATAGGTAGTTTCAGTCTTTTAGATCAAAACACCTTAATCTACAGTCATAAGCGCCTCAAGAAATGGCCAGATGGAACGTGCTTTTTTAACGAAGACAAAACAAATCCACCCAATCGAGCCTATCTGAAATTATGGGAAGCACTTACCCTGTTAGAGGAATATCCTAAAGCAGGAGACTCCGTATTGGACTTGGGTGCATCGCCTGGCGGTTGGACCTATGTAATGCAATCCTTAGGCGCCAATGTTACTGCTGTTGATAAAGCGTTATTGGATACCAAAATTGCCCGTCTTCCCCGGGTGAGTTTTTTACAACAAAGTGCATTTTCATTAGAGCCCTCCAAATTAGAGCAAACTTATGATTGGGTCCTGTCAGACGTGGCCTGCTACCCTGACCGGGCTTATGCACTTATTATGAAATGGATAGCCTCTGGTAAGGCAAAACAAATGATTTTTACCATAAAATTACAAGGAAAAACTGATTTAGCTACCCTTAGACAGTTCCAAGAGATACCCAATTCCCGCATCGTTAATCTGTTTTATAACAAGCACGAAGCGACCTTTTTTTATCCCTGGTTGTCAAAGCCAGAGGAGCCTTGA
- a CDS encoding ATP-binding protein, whose translation MKTINKCSKCTVADPPPFEISYEHIRELLDAGKLNIWEWDLISDDVIDFGYSESLSILGDYKGEIGRLNHFLTRLHPDDRERIVNELEEAFVQQDDYNAEFRIRLMNGRYEWVAARGRYIRDAAGKPIKMIGTWCFITDQKNIQELARRQQTTLTRLSRCYVLGEVASTLTHEISQPLLVTNTYLSGSVRRLKQNDIDKEELTNVLEAALKQVDLMGKIIKRIKRFVTHGELHYEPVDLASVAENAVKIARFSFDFVVIVNYDFDKNLTKVILDSNQIKQVFLNLINNALEAMLESNTRQPTLTIKIETANDEINVYIMDNGPGISQNVVENLFTPFYSTKEYGMGVGLSICRNIIKAHGGALYIENNLIDEGAICRFSLPYIVEANNG comes from the coding sequence ATGAAAACCATAAATAAATGCTCAAAATGCACAGTGGCTGATCCTCCGCCATTTGAAATCTCTTATGAACACATTAGAGAATTGTTAGATGCGGGTAAATTAAATATCTGGGAGTGGGATCTCATCTCAGACGACGTCATTGATTTTGGCTATTCAGAGTCGTTATCTATTTTAGGTGATTACAAGGGGGAAATTGGGCGATTAAACCATTTTCTGACACGATTGCATCCGGATGATCGCGAACGTATTGTAAATGAGTTGGAAGAAGCCTTTGTTCAGCAGGATGATTACAATGCCGAGTTTCGCATTCGACTCATGAATGGTCGCTATGAATGGGTTGCTGCACGTGGTCGTTATATCCGCGATGCGGCTGGAAAACCAATTAAAATGATTGGTACCTGGTGTTTTATTACCGATCAAAAGAATATTCAAGAATTGGCGCGACGGCAGCAAACTACGCTTACGCGCTTATCACGTTGCTATGTGTTAGGAGAGGTTGCATCAACGTTAACCCACGAAATTTCTCAGCCACTACTCGTTACTAACACTTACCTCAGCGGCAGTGTACGCCGCTTAAAACAGAATGATATTGATAAAGAAGAACTGACTAATGTTTTAGAAGCTGCGCTCAAACAGGTTGATTTGATGGGTAAGATTATCAAGCGTATTAAGCGTTTTGTTACCCATGGGGAGCTGCATTATGAGCCAGTTGATTTAGCTTCAGTAGCAGAAAATGCAGTCAAAATAGCGCGTTTTTCATTCGATTTTGTCGTAATCGTAAATTATGATTTTGATAAAAACCTAACAAAGGTCATCCTGGATTCTAATCAAATCAAACAAGTATTTTTAAATCTTATTAATAATGCCCTTGAGGCTATGTTAGAGTCCAACACTCGGCAACCCACGTTAACTATCAAAATAGAGACAGCTAACGATGAGATCAATGTTTATATTATGGATAACGGACCAGGTATCTCGCAAAATGTTGTTGAAAATTTATTTACTCCATTTTATAGCACGAAAGAATATGGCATGGGAGTGGGGTTATCTATTTGCCGTAATATCATCAAAGCACATGGCGGCGCATTGTATATAGAAAATAACCTCATTGACGAAGGTGCTATATGCAGATTTAGCCTCCCTTACATTGTGGAAGCAAATAATGGCTAG